In Campylobacter showae CSUNSWCD, one genomic interval encodes:
- the mraY gene encoding phospho-N-acetylmuramoyl-pentapeptide-transferase gives MFYYIYEFSNFNIFQYITVRAGFSFFIAFCLTVWALPKFIAWAKVKNAAQPIYELAPQTHQKKAKTPTMGGLVFIGAALGASVICARLDNVFVLASLICLAGFTALGFKDDFRKISGGKNHDGLSPRAKLAVQILIAFAVSAMLYLHGELGSKFYLPFYKFPVLDLGVFAVAFWTLVIVAASNAVNLTDGLDGLATVPAVFSLLTLGLFAYICGHAVFSSYLLLPKIAGVGETVVVAAALIGSLMGFLWFNCHPAEVFMGDSGSLSVGAYIGLMGVMTKNEILLIIIGFVFVMETLSVILQVGSFKIFKKRIFLMAPIHHHFEIKGWVENKIIVRFWLIAVLANLIAMTALKIR, from the coding sequence ATGTTTTACTATATTTATGAATTCTCAAATTTTAATATCTTTCAGTACATCACCGTTCGCGCGGGATTTTCGTTTTTTATCGCATTTTGCTTGACCGTTTGGGCGCTGCCTAAATTTATCGCGTGGGCAAAAGTCAAAAATGCCGCCCAGCCCATCTACGAGCTAGCTCCGCAAACGCACCAAAAAAAGGCCAAAACGCCGACGATGGGCGGACTGGTCTTTATCGGAGCCGCACTTGGGGCGAGCGTGATTTGCGCGCGCCTTGATAACGTCTTCGTCCTTGCTTCGCTGATCTGTCTAGCGGGCTTTACCGCGCTTGGCTTTAAAGATGATTTTCGCAAAATTTCAGGCGGCAAAAACCACGACGGACTAAGCCCTAGAGCCAAGCTTGCGGTGCAAATTTTGATCGCGTTTGCGGTCTCGGCGATGCTCTATTTACACGGCGAGCTGGGTAGTAAATTTTACCTACCGTTTTACAAATTTCCAGTGCTTGATCTTGGCGTTTTTGCGGTGGCCTTTTGGACGCTAGTTATAGTCGCTGCCTCAAATGCGGTAAATTTGACCGACGGACTAGACGGACTAGCTACGGTGCCTGCGGTGTTTTCACTACTGACGCTGGGCTTGTTTGCTTACATCTGCGGGCACGCGGTGTTTAGCTCGTACCTGCTTTTACCAAAGATTGCGGGCGTGGGCGAGACGGTCGTCGTGGCTGCTGCGCTGATCGGCTCACTGATGGGATTTTTGTGGTTTAACTGCCATCCGGCCGAGGTTTTCATGGGCGATAGCGGAAGCTTAAGCGTAGGCGCATACATCGGGCTCATGGGTGTGATGACGAAAAACGAAATCCTGCTCATCATCATCGGATTCGTGTTCGTGATGGAGACCCTGAGCGTGATTTTGCAGGTCGGAAGCTTTAAAATTTTTAAAAAGAGAATTTTTCTCATGGCGCCGATACACCATCATTTTGAGATAAAAGGCTGGGTGGAAAATAAAATCATCGTGAGATTTTGGCTCATCGCCGTTTTGGCAAATTTGATCGCCATGACGGCATTAAAAATCAGGTAA
- the gpmI gene encoding 2,3-bisphosphoglycerate-independent phosphoglycerate mutase, translating to MAQKTILVITDGIGYNESSEFNAFAAAKKPTYDWLFKNVPNALIKTSGLAVGLPDGQMGNSEVGHMCIGSGRVLYQNLVKISLGFENGSLAKSEKLLNLFKTCKRVHVVGLYSDGGVHSHMSHFDAMCSLAVANGCEVCAHAITDGRDVGPKSGLAFIKSLQEKAQSGDFRLASVSGRFYAMDRDKRWERVKTAYDAMTRGENGQTVSPLEYVMQSYEAGVTDEFIVPASFGGFEGIGENDGVIFINFRNDRVREIAAALGDENFSEFARPFVVKNLLTMTEYDANFAFPVLFENEKLKNTLAEVVANAGLTQLHTAETEKYAHVTFFFNGGVEELAQNETRVLVPSPKVKTYDEKPEMSAQAVCEAVLKGMDDGQDFIVVNFANGDMVGHTGEFSAAVKAVEAVDTALGRIVAKAKEKNYALIITSDHGNCEQMKDTQGNLLTNHTTFDVFCFVMGEGVKAVKAGGLNNIAASVLALMGIKKPAEMDEALF from the coding sequence ATGGCGCAAAAAACTATTTTGGTGATCACAGACGGTATCGGATATAACGAGAGTAGCGAATTTAACGCATTTGCAGCGGCAAAAAAGCCGACATACGACTGGTTGTTTAAAAACGTACCAAACGCGCTCATAAAAACTTCGGGCCTAGCAGTGGGCCTACCTGACGGACAGATGGGAAACAGCGAGGTCGGGCACATGTGTATCGGCAGCGGGCGGGTTTTGTATCAAAATTTGGTAAAAATTTCGCTCGGTTTTGAAAATGGCTCGCTAGCCAAAAGCGAAAAGCTTTTAAATTTATTTAAAACTTGCAAACGCGTTCACGTCGTCGGACTCTACTCAGACGGCGGCGTGCACTCGCACATGAGCCACTTTGACGCGATGTGCTCTCTTGCGGTCGCAAACGGCTGCGAGGTATGCGCTCATGCGATCACGGACGGCCGCGACGTGGGGCCAAAAAGCGGGCTTGCATTCATAAAATCACTGCAAGAAAAGGCGCAAAGCGGGGACTTTAGGCTAGCTAGCGTTAGCGGTAGATTTTACGCGATGGACCGAGATAAACGCTGGGAGCGCGTAAAAACGGCCTACGACGCAATGACGCGAGGAGAAAACGGGCAAACCGTATCGCCGCTAGAATACGTCATGCAAAGCTACGAGGCGGGCGTGACGGACGAGTTTATCGTGCCGGCTAGCTTTGGCGGGTTTGAGGGTATCGGCGAAAACGATGGAGTGATATTTATAAACTTTAGAAACGACCGCGTGCGCGAGATCGCTGCGGCTTTGGGCGATGAAAATTTTAGCGAATTTGCGCGTCCGTTCGTCGTCAAAAATCTACTCACGATGACCGAGTACGACGCAAATTTTGCATTTCCCGTATTATTTGAAAACGAAAAGTTAAAAAACACCCTTGCCGAGGTCGTAGCAAACGCGGGTCTAACGCAGCTACACACCGCCGAGACCGAGAAATACGCGCATGTAACGTTTTTCTTTAACGGCGGCGTCGAGGAACTCGCACAAAACGAAACGAGAGTGCTCGTGCCAAGTCCTAAGGTAAAAACCTACGACGAAAAGCCCGAAATGAGCGCGCAAGCCGTGTGCGAGGCGGTATTAAAAGGGATGGATGACGGACAGGATTTCATAGTAGTAAATTTCGCAAACGGCGATATGGTCGGACACACGGGCGAATTTAGCGCGGCGGTAAAAGCCGTCGAGGCTGTAGATACGGCGCTGGGACGCATCGTGGCAAAGGCCAAGGAGAAAAACTATGCGCTAATCATCACGAGCGACCACGGCAACTGCGAGCAGATGAAGGACACGCAGGGTAATTTGCTAACCAACCACACGACTTTTGACGTATTTTGCTTCGTGATGGGCGAGGGCGTAAAGGCGGTAAAAGCGGGCGGTCTAAACAATATCGCTGCGAGCGTTTTAGCGCTGATGGGTATCAAAAAACCGGCAGAGATGGATGAGGCGTTGTTTTAA